In Malania oleifera isolate guangnan ecotype guangnan chromosome 8, ASM2987363v1, whole genome shotgun sequence, a single window of DNA contains:
- the LOC131161879 gene encoding PH, RCC1 and FYVE domains-containing protein 1 isoform X1, whose product MADLVSYGDADRDIEQALIALKKGAQLLKYGRKGKPKFCPFRLSNDESSLIWFSSSGERSLKLASVSRIIPGQRTAVFQRYLRPEKDYLSFSLIYNNGKRSLDLICKDKVEAEVWIAGLKALISSGQGGRSKIDGWSDGGLYLDDGRDVTSNSPSDSSISATRDISSPEVSVGLNPNSSPKGYRPENSLSSERSYVGLDNTNMQVKGSGSDAFRVSVSSAPSTSSHGSAPDDCDALGDVYIWGEVICDNFVKVGADKHATLLSTRTDVLLPRPLESNVVLDVHYIACGVRHAALVTRQGEVFTWGEESGGRLGHGVEKDDTQPRLVESLAVSNVDFVACGEFHTCAVTMAGELYTWGDGTHNAGLLGHGSGVSHWIPKRISGTLEGLQVASVTCGPWHTAFVTSTGQLFTFGDGTFGVLGHGDRENVLYPREVESLAGLRTISVACGVWHTAAVVEVIVTQSSASVSSGKLFTWGDGDKNRLGHGDKEPRLEPTCVPAVVDYNFHKVACGHSLTVGLTTSGQLFTMGSTVYGQLGNPQSDGKLPCLVEDKLAGEPVEEIASGAYHVAVLTARNEVYTWGKGANGRLGHGDIEDRKTPTLVESLKDRHVKYIACGSNYTAAICLHKWVSGAEQLQCSACRQAFGFTRKKHNCYNCGLVHCHSCSSRKALRAALAPNPSKPYRVCDSCYTKLNKVSEAGVNVRRNAAARLSGENKDRLDKADLRLTKSAMPSNMDLIKQLDSKAAKQGKKGDTFSLVRSSQAPSLLQIKDVVLSSAVDLRQTVPRQVFTPSGVNSRSVSPFSRRPSPPRSATPIPTSGLAFSNSIADSLKKTNELLNQEVHKLRAQVESLRQRCELQESELQKSTKKAQEAMELAAEESAKSLAAKEVIKSLTAQLKDMADRLPPGVYDTDSMRPVYVPNGLEPKGIHILDANGERHSRSDSISGSYMASSASIDSTVLNGAQNTTQSLRDQPGNNETSRQQVLLTHNGNNGRDDQPDFKRLNGSVLQAGSNSVPETVDGKGSGSFQDCENGMKSRNSGLVGNSNQVEAEWIEQYEPGVYITLVALLDGTRDLKRVRFSRRRFGEHQAETWWSENREKVYERYNVRGSDKSSASGQAARRSDGAISPSSQR is encoded by the exons ATGGCAGATCTTGTTAGTTACGGGGATGCCGACCGTGACATCGagcag GCATTAATCGCTCTGAAGAAAGGTGCTCAGCTGCTTAAGTATGGTCGTAAGGGAAAGCCGAAGTTTTGTCCGTTTAGACTTTCTAAT GACGAATCTTCTTTAATTTGGTTTTCAAGCAGTGGTGAAAGAAGTTTGAAGCTAGCTTCTGTCTCGAGAATTATTCCTGGACAAAGAACT GCTGTTTTTCAACGGTATCTTCGTCCTGAAAAGGACTATTTGTCCTTTTCTCTTATATATAACAACGGGAAACGCTCTCTTGATTTG ATTTGCAAGGATAAAGTTGAGGCAGAGGTGTGGATTGCAGGTCTCAAAGCATTGATATCCTCAGGTCAAGGTGGGCGCTCCAAAATTGATGGGTGGAGTGATGGAGGCCTCTACTTGGAT GATGGTCGAGACGTGACCTCAAATAGTCCAAGTGATAGTTCTATTAGTGCTACACGAGATATTAGCTCTCCTGAAGTTTCTGTCGGTCTCAACCCAAATAGTTCTCCCAAGGGTTACAGGCCTGAGAATTCTTTGTCCTCTGAAAGGTCTTATGTAGGATTAGACAACACGAATATGCAAGTAAAAGGATCTGGTTCAGATGCATTTCGAGTTAGTGTTTCTAGTGCTCCTAGTACCTCTAGTCATGGTTCTGCCCCAGATGACTGTGATGCTTTAGGGGATGTATACATATGGGGTGAGGTTATATGTGATAATTTTGTAAAAGTTGGGGCTGATAAGCATGCTACTCTTTTAAGCACAAGAACAGATGTGCTTCTTCCCAGACCATTAGAATCCAATGTAGTTTTGGATGTACATTATATAGCTTGCGGAGTTAGGCATGCTGCCCTTGTTACAAGGCAAGGTGAAGTTTTTACATGGGGTGAAGAATCCGGTGGACGGCTGGGGCATGGTGTTGAGAAGGACGACACTCAACCTCGTCTTGTTGAATCTTTAGCAGTTTCTAATGTTGATTTTGTTGCCTGTGGGGAGTTCCATACTTGTGCTGTAACCATGGCTGGTGAACTTTATACTTGGGGTGATGGCACTCATAATGCTGGTCTTCTTGGTCATGGCTCTGGTGTCAGTCACTGGATACCCAAGAGAATATCAGGCACTCTTGAAGGACTTCAGGTTGCTTCAGTTACTTGTGGTCCATGGCATACAGCATTTGTGACGTCAACAGGACAGCTCTTTACATTTGGTGATGGGACATTTGGCGTATTAGGACACGGTGACAGAGAAAATGTATTGTATCCAAGAGAAGTAGAATCTCTAGCAGGTTTGAGGACAATTTCTGTCGCATGTGGGGTTTGGCACACTGCTGCTGTGGTGGAGGTTATTGTAACACAGTCTAGTGCAAGTGTTTCATCAGGAAAATTGTTTACTTGGGGTGATGGAGATAAAAACCGTCTTGGTCATGGAGACAAGGAACCTCGGCTTGAGCCCACTTGTGTGCCAGCAGTCGTTGATTACAATTTTCACAAAGTTGCTTGTGGGCATAGTTTAACTGTTGGTTTGACTACGTCAGGGCAACTTTTTACAATGGGTAGTACTGTTTATGGTCAGCTTGGCAATCCTCAGTCAGATGGAAAGCTACCTTGCTTGGTAGAAGATAAGCTTGCTGGGGAACCTGTTGAAGAGATTGCTTCTGGTGCATATCATGTAGCAGTATTAACAGCCAGGAATGAGGTCTATACTTGGGGAAAAGGAGCTAATGGAAGGTTGGGCCATGGAGATATTGAAGATCGTAAAACACCAACTTTGGTTGAATCTTTGAAAGATAGGCATGTTAAATACATTGCCTGTGGTTCAAATTACACTGCTGCTATTTGTCTTCATAAATGGGTTTCTGGTGCTGAGCAGTTGCAATGCTCAGCTTGTAGACAGGCTTTTGGGTTTACTCGAAAGAAGCACAATTGCTATAATTGTGGACTTGTGCACTGCCACTCATGTAGTTCGAGAAAAGCATTGAGAGCTGCACTGGCTCCTAATCCCAGTAAACCATATCGTGTTTGTGATTCCTGCTATACCAAACTAAACAAGGTGTCAGAAGCTGGTGTTAATGTCAGGAGGAATGCTGCAGCCCGCCTTTCAGGTGAAAATAAGGACAGGTTAGACAAGGCTGACTTGAGATTGACCAAATCTGCAATGCCTTCTAATATGGATTTGATTAAACAGTTAGATAGCAAAGCAGCCAAACAAGGGAAGAAGGGTGATACATTCTCCCTGGTTCGCTCATCCCAAGCACCATCTTTGTTACAaataaaagatgttgttctttCTAGTGCTGTTGATCTACGACAAACTGTTCCTAGACAAGTTTTTACACCATCTGGAGTTAATTCAAGGTCTGTATCTCCTTTTTCAAGGAGACCGAGCCCACCACGTTCAGCTACGCCTATTCCTACATCAGGACTAGCTTTTTCCAACAGCATTGCTGATAGTTTGAAGAAAACAAATGAACTTTTGAATCAGGAAGTGCACAAGTTACGTGCACAG GTTGAGAGCCTGAGACAGCGGTGTGAACTTCAAGAATCAGAGCTTCAGAAATCGACAAAGAAAGCTCAAGAAGCTATGGAACTGGCTGCTGAGGAATCCGCTAAATCTTTGGCGGCGAAAGAAGTTATAAAGTCTCTTACAGCACAG CTTAAAGATATGGCTGATAGGCTGCCGCCTGGAGTTTATGATACCGACAGTATGAGGCCAGTTTATGTACCAAATGGCTTGGAGCCAAAAGGCATTCACATTCTTGATGCAAATGGAGAGCGACATTCGAGATCTGATTCAATCAGTGGGTCTTACATGGCTTCATCTGCAAGCATTGACTCGACTGTGTTAAATGGGGCTCAGAACACCACTCAGTCTCTTAGGGATCAACCTGGAAACAATGAAACTTCCCGACAACAGGTGCTTCTAACCCACAATGGGAACAATGGGAGGGATGACCAGCCAGATTTTAAACGGTTGAATGGTAGTGTTCTTCAGGCCGGTAGCAACAGTGTGCCTGAGACTGTTGATGGAAAGGGTTCTGGGTCTTTCCAAGATTGTGAGAATGGTATGAAATCTAGGAATTCTGGATTGGTTGGAAACTCCAATCAGGTTGAGGCTGAATGGATTGAACAGTATGAGCCTGGTGTTTATATAACTCTTGTGGCTCTCCTGGACGGAACGAGAGATCTCAAACGAGTGCGCTTCAG CCGGAGAAGATTTGGAGAGCACCAAGCGGAGACTTGGTGGTCAGAGAACCGTGAAAAGGTGTATGAGAGGTACAATGTTCGTGGGTCAGACAAGTCATCAGCGTCAGGCCAGGCCGCTCGCAGATCAGATGGAGCCATTTCGCCATCTTCCCAACGGTAG
- the LOC131161879 gene encoding PH, RCC1 and FYVE domains-containing protein 1 isoform X2 produces the protein MADLVSYGDADRDIEQALIALKKGAQLLKYGRKGKPKFCPFRLSNDESSLIWFSSSGERSLKLASVSRIIPGQRTICKDKVEAEVWIAGLKALISSGQGGRSKIDGWSDGGLYLDDGRDVTSNSPSDSSISATRDISSPEVSVGLNPNSSPKGYRPENSLSSERSYVGLDNTNMQVKGSGSDAFRVSVSSAPSTSSHGSAPDDCDALGDVYIWGEVICDNFVKVGADKHATLLSTRTDVLLPRPLESNVVLDVHYIACGVRHAALVTRQGEVFTWGEESGGRLGHGVEKDDTQPRLVESLAVSNVDFVACGEFHTCAVTMAGELYTWGDGTHNAGLLGHGSGVSHWIPKRISGTLEGLQVASVTCGPWHTAFVTSTGQLFTFGDGTFGVLGHGDRENVLYPREVESLAGLRTISVACGVWHTAAVVEVIVTQSSASVSSGKLFTWGDGDKNRLGHGDKEPRLEPTCVPAVVDYNFHKVACGHSLTVGLTTSGQLFTMGSTVYGQLGNPQSDGKLPCLVEDKLAGEPVEEIASGAYHVAVLTARNEVYTWGKGANGRLGHGDIEDRKTPTLVESLKDRHVKYIACGSNYTAAICLHKWVSGAEQLQCSACRQAFGFTRKKHNCYNCGLVHCHSCSSRKALRAALAPNPSKPYRVCDSCYTKLNKVSEAGVNVRRNAAARLSGENKDRLDKADLRLTKSAMPSNMDLIKQLDSKAAKQGKKGDTFSLVRSSQAPSLLQIKDVVLSSAVDLRQTVPRQVFTPSGVNSRSVSPFSRRPSPPRSATPIPTSGLAFSNSIADSLKKTNELLNQEVHKLRAQVESLRQRCELQESELQKSTKKAQEAMELAAEESAKSLAAKEVIKSLTAQLKDMADRLPPGVYDTDSMRPVYVPNGLEPKGIHILDANGERHSRSDSISGSYMASSASIDSTVLNGAQNTTQSLRDQPGNNETSRQQVLLTHNGNNGRDDQPDFKRLNGSVLQAGSNSVPETVDGKGSGSFQDCENGMKSRNSGLVGNSNQVEAEWIEQYEPGVYITLVALLDGTRDLKRVRFSRRRFGEHQAETWWSENREKVYERYNVRGSDKSSASGQAARRSDGAISPSSQR, from the exons ATGGCAGATCTTGTTAGTTACGGGGATGCCGACCGTGACATCGagcag GCATTAATCGCTCTGAAGAAAGGTGCTCAGCTGCTTAAGTATGGTCGTAAGGGAAAGCCGAAGTTTTGTCCGTTTAGACTTTCTAAT GACGAATCTTCTTTAATTTGGTTTTCAAGCAGTGGTGAAAGAAGTTTGAAGCTAGCTTCTGTCTCGAGAATTATTCCTGGACAAAGAACT ATTTGCAAGGATAAAGTTGAGGCAGAGGTGTGGATTGCAGGTCTCAAAGCATTGATATCCTCAGGTCAAGGTGGGCGCTCCAAAATTGATGGGTGGAGTGATGGAGGCCTCTACTTGGAT GATGGTCGAGACGTGACCTCAAATAGTCCAAGTGATAGTTCTATTAGTGCTACACGAGATATTAGCTCTCCTGAAGTTTCTGTCGGTCTCAACCCAAATAGTTCTCCCAAGGGTTACAGGCCTGAGAATTCTTTGTCCTCTGAAAGGTCTTATGTAGGATTAGACAACACGAATATGCAAGTAAAAGGATCTGGTTCAGATGCATTTCGAGTTAGTGTTTCTAGTGCTCCTAGTACCTCTAGTCATGGTTCTGCCCCAGATGACTGTGATGCTTTAGGGGATGTATACATATGGGGTGAGGTTATATGTGATAATTTTGTAAAAGTTGGGGCTGATAAGCATGCTACTCTTTTAAGCACAAGAACAGATGTGCTTCTTCCCAGACCATTAGAATCCAATGTAGTTTTGGATGTACATTATATAGCTTGCGGAGTTAGGCATGCTGCCCTTGTTACAAGGCAAGGTGAAGTTTTTACATGGGGTGAAGAATCCGGTGGACGGCTGGGGCATGGTGTTGAGAAGGACGACACTCAACCTCGTCTTGTTGAATCTTTAGCAGTTTCTAATGTTGATTTTGTTGCCTGTGGGGAGTTCCATACTTGTGCTGTAACCATGGCTGGTGAACTTTATACTTGGGGTGATGGCACTCATAATGCTGGTCTTCTTGGTCATGGCTCTGGTGTCAGTCACTGGATACCCAAGAGAATATCAGGCACTCTTGAAGGACTTCAGGTTGCTTCAGTTACTTGTGGTCCATGGCATACAGCATTTGTGACGTCAACAGGACAGCTCTTTACATTTGGTGATGGGACATTTGGCGTATTAGGACACGGTGACAGAGAAAATGTATTGTATCCAAGAGAAGTAGAATCTCTAGCAGGTTTGAGGACAATTTCTGTCGCATGTGGGGTTTGGCACACTGCTGCTGTGGTGGAGGTTATTGTAACACAGTCTAGTGCAAGTGTTTCATCAGGAAAATTGTTTACTTGGGGTGATGGAGATAAAAACCGTCTTGGTCATGGAGACAAGGAACCTCGGCTTGAGCCCACTTGTGTGCCAGCAGTCGTTGATTACAATTTTCACAAAGTTGCTTGTGGGCATAGTTTAACTGTTGGTTTGACTACGTCAGGGCAACTTTTTACAATGGGTAGTACTGTTTATGGTCAGCTTGGCAATCCTCAGTCAGATGGAAAGCTACCTTGCTTGGTAGAAGATAAGCTTGCTGGGGAACCTGTTGAAGAGATTGCTTCTGGTGCATATCATGTAGCAGTATTAACAGCCAGGAATGAGGTCTATACTTGGGGAAAAGGAGCTAATGGAAGGTTGGGCCATGGAGATATTGAAGATCGTAAAACACCAACTTTGGTTGAATCTTTGAAAGATAGGCATGTTAAATACATTGCCTGTGGTTCAAATTACACTGCTGCTATTTGTCTTCATAAATGGGTTTCTGGTGCTGAGCAGTTGCAATGCTCAGCTTGTAGACAGGCTTTTGGGTTTACTCGAAAGAAGCACAATTGCTATAATTGTGGACTTGTGCACTGCCACTCATGTAGTTCGAGAAAAGCATTGAGAGCTGCACTGGCTCCTAATCCCAGTAAACCATATCGTGTTTGTGATTCCTGCTATACCAAACTAAACAAGGTGTCAGAAGCTGGTGTTAATGTCAGGAGGAATGCTGCAGCCCGCCTTTCAGGTGAAAATAAGGACAGGTTAGACAAGGCTGACTTGAGATTGACCAAATCTGCAATGCCTTCTAATATGGATTTGATTAAACAGTTAGATAGCAAAGCAGCCAAACAAGGGAAGAAGGGTGATACATTCTCCCTGGTTCGCTCATCCCAAGCACCATCTTTGTTACAaataaaagatgttgttctttCTAGTGCTGTTGATCTACGACAAACTGTTCCTAGACAAGTTTTTACACCATCTGGAGTTAATTCAAGGTCTGTATCTCCTTTTTCAAGGAGACCGAGCCCACCACGTTCAGCTACGCCTATTCCTACATCAGGACTAGCTTTTTCCAACAGCATTGCTGATAGTTTGAAGAAAACAAATGAACTTTTGAATCAGGAAGTGCACAAGTTACGTGCACAG GTTGAGAGCCTGAGACAGCGGTGTGAACTTCAAGAATCAGAGCTTCAGAAATCGACAAAGAAAGCTCAAGAAGCTATGGAACTGGCTGCTGAGGAATCCGCTAAATCTTTGGCGGCGAAAGAAGTTATAAAGTCTCTTACAGCACAG CTTAAAGATATGGCTGATAGGCTGCCGCCTGGAGTTTATGATACCGACAGTATGAGGCCAGTTTATGTACCAAATGGCTTGGAGCCAAAAGGCATTCACATTCTTGATGCAAATGGAGAGCGACATTCGAGATCTGATTCAATCAGTGGGTCTTACATGGCTTCATCTGCAAGCATTGACTCGACTGTGTTAAATGGGGCTCAGAACACCACTCAGTCTCTTAGGGATCAACCTGGAAACAATGAAACTTCCCGACAACAGGTGCTTCTAACCCACAATGGGAACAATGGGAGGGATGACCAGCCAGATTTTAAACGGTTGAATGGTAGTGTTCTTCAGGCCGGTAGCAACAGTGTGCCTGAGACTGTTGATGGAAAGGGTTCTGGGTCTTTCCAAGATTGTGAGAATGGTATGAAATCTAGGAATTCTGGATTGGTTGGAAACTCCAATCAGGTTGAGGCTGAATGGATTGAACAGTATGAGCCTGGTGTTTATATAACTCTTGTGGCTCTCCTGGACGGAACGAGAGATCTCAAACGAGTGCGCTTCAG CCGGAGAAGATTTGGAGAGCACCAAGCGGAGACTTGGTGGTCAGAGAACCGTGAAAAGGTGTATGAGAGGTACAATGTTCGTGGGTCAGACAAGTCATCAGCGTCAGGCCAGGCCGCTCGCAGATCAGATGGAGCCATTTCGCCATCTTCCCAACGGTAG
- the LOC131161879 gene encoding PH, RCC1 and FYVE domains-containing protein 1 isoform X3 has protein sequence MVVRESRSFVRLDFLIGERSLKLASVSRIIPGQRTAVFQRYLRPEKDYLSFSLIYNNGKRSLDLICKDKVEAEVWIAGLKALISSGQGGRSKIDGWSDGGLYLDDGRDVTSNSPSDSSISATRDISSPEVSVGLNPNSSPKGYRPENSLSSERSYVGLDNTNMQVKGSGSDAFRVSVSSAPSTSSHGSAPDDCDALGDVYIWGEVICDNFVKVGADKHATLLSTRTDVLLPRPLESNVVLDVHYIACGVRHAALVTRQGEVFTWGEESGGRLGHGVEKDDTQPRLVESLAVSNVDFVACGEFHTCAVTMAGELYTWGDGTHNAGLLGHGSGVSHWIPKRISGTLEGLQVASVTCGPWHTAFVTSTGQLFTFGDGTFGVLGHGDRENVLYPREVESLAGLRTISVACGVWHTAAVVEVIVTQSSASVSSGKLFTWGDGDKNRLGHGDKEPRLEPTCVPAVVDYNFHKVACGHSLTVGLTTSGQLFTMGSTVYGQLGNPQSDGKLPCLVEDKLAGEPVEEIASGAYHVAVLTARNEVYTWGKGANGRLGHGDIEDRKTPTLVESLKDRHVKYIACGSNYTAAICLHKWVSGAEQLQCSACRQAFGFTRKKHNCYNCGLVHCHSCSSRKALRAALAPNPSKPYRVCDSCYTKLNKVSEAGVNVRRNAAARLSGENKDRLDKADLRLTKSAMPSNMDLIKQLDSKAAKQGKKGDTFSLVRSSQAPSLLQIKDVVLSSAVDLRQTVPRQVFTPSGVNSRSVSPFSRRPSPPRSATPIPTSGLAFSNSIADSLKKTNELLNQEVHKLRAQVESLRQRCELQESELQKSTKKAQEAMELAAEESAKSLAAKEVIKSLTAQLKDMADRLPPGVYDTDSMRPVYVPNGLEPKGIHILDANGERHSRSDSISGSYMASSASIDSTVLNGAQNTTQSLRDQPGNNETSRQQVLLTHNGNNGRDDQPDFKRLNGSVLQAGSNSVPETVDGKGSGSFQDCENGMKSRNSGLVGNSNQVEAEWIEQYEPGVYITLVALLDGTRDLKRVRFSRRRFGEHQAETWWSENREKVYERYNVRGSDKSSASGQAARRSDGAISPSSQR, from the exons ATGGTCGTAAGGGAAAGCCGAAGTTTTGTCCGTTTAGACTTTCTAAT TGGTGAAAGAAGTTTGAAGCTAGCTTCTGTCTCGAGAATTATTCCTGGACAAAGAACT GCTGTTTTTCAACGGTATCTTCGTCCTGAAAAGGACTATTTGTCCTTTTCTCTTATATATAACAACGGGAAACGCTCTCTTGATTTG ATTTGCAAGGATAAAGTTGAGGCAGAGGTGTGGATTGCAGGTCTCAAAGCATTGATATCCTCAGGTCAAGGTGGGCGCTCCAAAATTGATGGGTGGAGTGATGGAGGCCTCTACTTGGAT GATGGTCGAGACGTGACCTCAAATAGTCCAAGTGATAGTTCTATTAGTGCTACACGAGATATTAGCTCTCCTGAAGTTTCTGTCGGTCTCAACCCAAATAGTTCTCCCAAGGGTTACAGGCCTGAGAATTCTTTGTCCTCTGAAAGGTCTTATGTAGGATTAGACAACACGAATATGCAAGTAAAAGGATCTGGTTCAGATGCATTTCGAGTTAGTGTTTCTAGTGCTCCTAGTACCTCTAGTCATGGTTCTGCCCCAGATGACTGTGATGCTTTAGGGGATGTATACATATGGGGTGAGGTTATATGTGATAATTTTGTAAAAGTTGGGGCTGATAAGCATGCTACTCTTTTAAGCACAAGAACAGATGTGCTTCTTCCCAGACCATTAGAATCCAATGTAGTTTTGGATGTACATTATATAGCTTGCGGAGTTAGGCATGCTGCCCTTGTTACAAGGCAAGGTGAAGTTTTTACATGGGGTGAAGAATCCGGTGGACGGCTGGGGCATGGTGTTGAGAAGGACGACACTCAACCTCGTCTTGTTGAATCTTTAGCAGTTTCTAATGTTGATTTTGTTGCCTGTGGGGAGTTCCATACTTGTGCTGTAACCATGGCTGGTGAACTTTATACTTGGGGTGATGGCACTCATAATGCTGGTCTTCTTGGTCATGGCTCTGGTGTCAGTCACTGGATACCCAAGAGAATATCAGGCACTCTTGAAGGACTTCAGGTTGCTTCAGTTACTTGTGGTCCATGGCATACAGCATTTGTGACGTCAACAGGACAGCTCTTTACATTTGGTGATGGGACATTTGGCGTATTAGGACACGGTGACAGAGAAAATGTATTGTATCCAAGAGAAGTAGAATCTCTAGCAGGTTTGAGGACAATTTCTGTCGCATGTGGGGTTTGGCACACTGCTGCTGTGGTGGAGGTTATTGTAACACAGTCTAGTGCAAGTGTTTCATCAGGAAAATTGTTTACTTGGGGTGATGGAGATAAAAACCGTCTTGGTCATGGAGACAAGGAACCTCGGCTTGAGCCCACTTGTGTGCCAGCAGTCGTTGATTACAATTTTCACAAAGTTGCTTGTGGGCATAGTTTAACTGTTGGTTTGACTACGTCAGGGCAACTTTTTACAATGGGTAGTACTGTTTATGGTCAGCTTGGCAATCCTCAGTCAGATGGAAAGCTACCTTGCTTGGTAGAAGATAAGCTTGCTGGGGAACCTGTTGAAGAGATTGCTTCTGGTGCATATCATGTAGCAGTATTAACAGCCAGGAATGAGGTCTATACTTGGGGAAAAGGAGCTAATGGAAGGTTGGGCCATGGAGATATTGAAGATCGTAAAACACCAACTTTGGTTGAATCTTTGAAAGATAGGCATGTTAAATACATTGCCTGTGGTTCAAATTACACTGCTGCTATTTGTCTTCATAAATGGGTTTCTGGTGCTGAGCAGTTGCAATGCTCAGCTTGTAGACAGGCTTTTGGGTTTACTCGAAAGAAGCACAATTGCTATAATTGTGGACTTGTGCACTGCCACTCATGTAGTTCGAGAAAAGCATTGAGAGCTGCACTGGCTCCTAATCCCAGTAAACCATATCGTGTTTGTGATTCCTGCTATACCAAACTAAACAAGGTGTCAGAAGCTGGTGTTAATGTCAGGAGGAATGCTGCAGCCCGCCTTTCAGGTGAAAATAAGGACAGGTTAGACAAGGCTGACTTGAGATTGACCAAATCTGCAATGCCTTCTAATATGGATTTGATTAAACAGTTAGATAGCAAAGCAGCCAAACAAGGGAAGAAGGGTGATACATTCTCCCTGGTTCGCTCATCCCAAGCACCATCTTTGTTACAaataaaagatgttgttctttCTAGTGCTGTTGATCTACGACAAACTGTTCCTAGACAAGTTTTTACACCATCTGGAGTTAATTCAAGGTCTGTATCTCCTTTTTCAAGGAGACCGAGCCCACCACGTTCAGCTACGCCTATTCCTACATCAGGACTAGCTTTTTCCAACAGCATTGCTGATAGTTTGAAGAAAACAAATGAACTTTTGAATCAGGAAGTGCACAAGTTACGTGCACAG GTTGAGAGCCTGAGACAGCGGTGTGAACTTCAAGAATCAGAGCTTCAGAAATCGACAAAGAAAGCTCAAGAAGCTATGGAACTGGCTGCTGAGGAATCCGCTAAATCTTTGGCGGCGAAAGAAGTTATAAAGTCTCTTACAGCACAG CTTAAAGATATGGCTGATAGGCTGCCGCCTGGAGTTTATGATACCGACAGTATGAGGCCAGTTTATGTACCAAATGGCTTGGAGCCAAAAGGCATTCACATTCTTGATGCAAATGGAGAGCGACATTCGAGATCTGATTCAATCAGTGGGTCTTACATGGCTTCATCTGCAAGCATTGACTCGACTGTGTTAAATGGGGCTCAGAACACCACTCAGTCTCTTAGGGATCAACCTGGAAACAATGAAACTTCCCGACAACAGGTGCTTCTAACCCACAATGGGAACAATGGGAGGGATGACCAGCCAGATTTTAAACGGTTGAATGGTAGTGTTCTTCAGGCCGGTAGCAACAGTGTGCCTGAGACTGTTGATGGAAAGGGTTCTGGGTCTTTCCAAGATTGTGAGAATGGTATGAAATCTAGGAATTCTGGATTGGTTGGAAACTCCAATCAGGTTGAGGCTGAATGGATTGAACAGTATGAGCCTGGTGTTTATATAACTCTTGTGGCTCTCCTGGACGGAACGAGAGATCTCAAACGAGTGCGCTTCAG CCGGAGAAGATTTGGAGAGCACCAAGCGGAGACTTGGTGGTCAGAGAACCGTGAAAAGGTGTATGAGAGGTACAATGTTCGTGGGTCAGACAAGTCATCAGCGTCAGGCCAGGCCGCTCGCAGATCAGATGGAGCCATTTCGCCATCTTCCCAACGGTAG